In a genomic window of Syntrophales bacterium:
- a CDS encoding transketolase, with amino-acid sequence MANREATTGFNMVKMEDISKLKETARLMRINILTMIHNANSGHTGGSLSAADIMTALYFHVLNHNPDDPNWQERDRFVLSKGHGAPALYSALAMCGYFNLKELMTLRKLNSSLQGHPDVRKTKGVNATSGSLGQGLSVANGMAMGLRLEGLQSNVYVMLGDGELQEGQIWEAAMTAAHYKLGKVMAIVDNNGLQIDGAVKDVMGIEPLYDKWKAFGWNVQVIDGHNFEEIIPALESVKNCNVTDTPSVVIAKTIKGKGVSFFEGLAKYHGVAPTDEEFKKALKELGG; translated from the coding sequence GTGGCAAATCGAGAAGCTACGACAGGATTTAATATGGTAAAAATGGAAGATATCAGCAAACTAAAAGAGACTGCAAGGCTGATGAGGATTAACATCCTCACGATGATACACAATGCCAACTCCGGGCATACCGGTGGTTCCCTTTCTGCAGCAGATATAATGACTGCCCTTTATTTTCACGTGTTGAATCATAATCCGGACGACCCGAACTGGCAGGAAAGGGACAGGTTCGTTCTCTCCAAAGGACACGGCGCCCCCGCACTTTATTCGGCACTGGCTATGTGCGGCTACTTCAATCTCAAGGAACTTATGACGTTGAGAAAACTGAATAGCTCTCTCCAGGGACACCCTGACGTGAGAAAAACAAAGGGGGTCAATGCCACCTCAGGTTCGCTAGGACAGGGATTGTCCGTTGCCAACGGTATGGCCATGGGGCTCCGCCTCGAAGGTCTGCAATCGAACGTCTATGTTATGCTTGGCGATGGAGAACTGCAAGAGGGGCAGATCTGGGAAGCCGCCATGACAGCAGCCCATTATAAGCTCGGAAAAGTGATGGCTATTGTAGACAACAATGGCCTCCAGATCGACGGTGCGGTAAAAGATGTCATGGGCATAGAACCGCTTTATGACAAGTGGAAGGCCTTCGGATGGAATGTTCAGGTAATCGACGGCCATAACTTTGAGGAAATCATACCGGCTCTGGAGAGCGTAAAGAACTGTAATGTTACGGACACCCCGTCCGTTGTAATAGCTAAAACCATAAAAGGGAAAGGGGTTTCGTTCTTTGAGGGTCTGGCGAAATACCATGGCGTGGCACCGACAGATGAAGAATTCAAAAAAGCGCTCAAGGAGCTTGGTGGATAG